Part of the Vitis vinifera cultivar Pinot Noir 40024 chromosome 13, ASM3070453v1 genome is shown below.
TTCACATGAAAGTAATAATACAATAGTTTTTttcagacttttttttttaattatgtcgAAAACTTTATAGATATAATgaacttttatttatcctttattttaaaagaaaagaaaagaaaatttcaaatatatcattttttaatattaaattatttgatttttctatcaTTAATTTACTGTAGTTtacaaaacatgataaaatcattttttataacatttttttttcttttccataacCAAagcctaaaaataaattaataataaaaggaaTAATGATTTCTGCTTGAAATAGCACTGCCCTAATGATGAAACTTTTAGGACTAATGAcaacccaaataaaaaaaataatatgcaataaaaggaaatatgaaGAGTCtcaacaaatttaattttaaataattaatttgttttaatcaAACTAGAAGATGCAAATTTTATAcatcttttaaaacatattttacaaataaaacacATTTTGTATAAGATCTTGATCATGTTCCAAATATTCTTACTAAAAGCCTATTCATGCAACATATTCCAAAAATTAGgacatatttttattaagtttttattatatgatcttttaaaacatatttaaaaaataaaaatattgtggctaagatatttgaatttttctcCATTGTGCAAATATTCTTAACAGAAAGGAGATGCATAAATTttgccttatttatttatttattttaaattaatatattttttatttttagttttcttatttttatagaGACAAAAGGGGTGTGCCTTGTGCCTATTTTGGACATTTCCTTATTGGTGGAGTTTACACCGAAAAGGTGATTTGTCCCACGCGCATTTCAATAGATTGGAAATGGGACCCACTCtcagaaagagaaaaaggactCACCGTCCGTACATGGCCTTCACCTGACTGCCACGTGTGGATCTCTGGGTAGTGGATTCTCCGTGCTCTGAAGAAGCGCGTGGGCCTTCGACATCTCTAGATTTCGGAAGATGACGTGGCAACCATACCATGACTAAATATCCCTGTatggtagtgattttaaaaataataaaataaataaactttacaTATTCTTTAAagaaatcctttttttttttttttaatgtaaagctaaaataaaatcttatcaatattaaggaaaaattttatttagctTAAACTTAGAGcctgtgatttaaaaaaaatatatatatttttaaaaaattttacattatttgatcgttgttttttaaaaacagtttttaaaaataaaaaaaaaatggtttttagaaaacaaacagaaattgtttatcaatttttaaaaataaaaaatataaaaaattaaaaaacataaataaaattgaataagatgtcattttctttcttttttcattatttaatgtagatataaaaaattttcaaatataatatttctttaaattatatatgtttttctaaatctctttttaaaaacaacttgttaaatatccttatttttataaaatactaaaaaataactGTTTGGCCGTATAATTTAAAAtcgatttattatttttctgtttttaaaattttctaatattattttattattattctttgaaaacaagtaaagtaaaatagaaaacaatttttaaataataaatatgagttgtttttataacttttaaaacaaaaagaaaacatgacCTAGACTatgttttcttaaatttgtttttaaaaattatttttaaattaaaaaataaaaaataatttttgaaaacaagtttCAGAAAATATAGGTAAAATGggattatattttgtttttcaacttaaaaataatttttaaaaacaagttttaaaaactatgaacaaataagaatttaattttttcattacttctttgttttctatttatttatttaaacatattaaatatacttgataatttaatattgtacttttaaaattaagacaaactaatatataaaaataaatatttttttttctaaatcccaAATGTCTATTTCTTAAAGCTatataaataagttttaaatgataaattaaatataatttaaggttttttttaattaaataactttaatatataaagtcactttaagttattaaatgagtcctttcaaaataaatttatcccAAAAGTGTAGTAGAAAAGAATGGGgcaaaatttatatttgatataaaaaaagtcAACTTATCCATTTTTAGTTATAATCTAGGCCATTGACGTCAACAGATTGACAATaagattattattttgttatttttaattaatattaaatgtgtGTTGGATTTTGGATGTTGATCCCAATTGGCTGGGAACTTTGTTTTATACCTagagaaatacaaaaaaataataaataaataaaaataaataaataaattccttaattttttgggaattgcTAGTtcatgtaattaattttgttaattggAAGGTATTTTGGACTTAGCCCTTTTTAGCTCTATAGTGGAGTAACAAGTTTATTTGAAGAGTGCAATGCAGGAAAGACAATCTCCCAAATCTGAGAATAATGGgtaatttacaaaatataaaatacaaattaaatggcTCATGAAAATGatatggatgaaaaaaaaaaaaaaaacaaattccttTTATATGAGAAGATGTtgttttaatattcaatttcatataaattattgttttttttgtttgtttcattgATTCTATTCTTATACCgataaattttatgatattttattttaattttgtacacAATATGACTATAATTTTTAGATACAACTTTATGTTATGTTTAATTTCAAGAAAcgttgagaaaaataaaaatatatttaggtTATGGTCAGCGTTATTGTCGGCCCGTGGAATGTACCGAGAcaatgagaaaaaaaaggtaattttttcataattaattatataataagttGTGTCCAAATGAGTCATTGTAACTTTAATACGTGTTTACAAGTTAAGAGAGTTCACATTTAtaacttcaaataatttttttcctttaaccttatatatatatatatatatatatattttaaagcaGTGATAACTTATTTGGGTTAACCGCCCAATAGTAGACATGGTTGGATATaagtatttgaaaattgtattataaaaattaaatataattaaaaatttatgttccTTTAAATTATTCCATCttaacaaaaagttaaaataattgaaatatgtttaaagtagtatataaaaataatttattaaatttaaatttaaatttatttttattattttctttaaattttttggaaaaacaaatattactaaggaaaatattttttcttatgtttattatagaaaatggggaaaaaaattatgtatcaataaaattaatttaaaatttatatattttaaaattatttgatttttatatggaagaagaaaatgaaattatttttgctAATTCTATTTTATCCTTCAAAATTGGCAaccaaaaaaatctcatttggAATGCAAAATGCCAAAATCTAATCTCTAAATTAAGAAGCTTTATttaccaaagaaaaagaaagtatcCTCCCagaattggaaaaagaaaaaaagggggtGTCCAGATAACAgtatctaaataaaataaaatagacaaaaaagggaaaagaaaatccAAAGCAACATTGCAGCATTTAATCCTTGCAATAAAACCCTAAAGACCCTCCTGTAAGAACAAATCCCCCAAAAATCAATCTCCACCCTTCACAACCGAAATCCAACGGCTCTCCTCTCACCAGCACTCGTGCTTATCACTCCCCCATTCATCACTGTAATGCTTtctctttccctctctctcagtcccccccctctctctctccctctctcgaAAAATGGCCAAACCCATCAAAGATCATCCACTCTCTTCACCAGAGACCCACAAAGATTGTTCATTTTCAATCCGATCTCTATATGTATGAGTGAATTTGGACTAAAAAACACAGCCTTTAACATACCCTTTTTGTGGCTTTTCATCCAAAGCTAATGGTTTCTCTGTTTTGTAGAGCTTTAGATTCACAGTTATGATCAAGAAAATCAGCTTCTTCATACCCATTTAACGCTCTTTTGAGCTCTAATATTGATCTATTGTTATTTTTTGGTTTAAAGTTCGAAGCTTTACACAGCTGTGGTGCTATTTTTATTATGTGATGATAACTGATACTTATTCCAAGATGATGTCCGATATCGGAATGCGATCGATGCCGGGAAACGCTGAATACAGAGAGGATTTGGGGCTGTTGATTCGGGAGCAGCGGCGGCAGGAGGTGGCGGCGAGTGATCGAGAGAAGGAGCTCAGTATATACCGAAGTGGTTCGGCGCCGCCCACCGTTGAAGGTTCGTTGAGCGCCGTAGGAGGGTTATTCGGTGGCGGCGGCGATGGCAGCGATACAGGGTTTGCGTCGGAGGAGGAGCTCCGCGCCGATCCAGCGTATGTTAATTATTACTATTCGAATGTGAATTTGAATCCTCGACTCCCACCACCACGGCTATCGAAGGAGGATTGGCGCTTTGCGCAGCGGTTGCACGGAGGAGGAGCCGGCGGTGGCGGCAGTGGGAGTTCATCATCAGTGGGAGGGATTGGGGATCGGAGAAAGGTGGGTAGAGGCGGTGATGGTAATGGGTCATCGCTATTTTTAATGCAGCCGGGTTTTAATGGGCAAAAAGACGAGAATGGGGCAGAGTCAAGGAAAGCCCAGGGGGTGGAATGGGGTGGCGATGGACTGATTGGGTTGCCGGGGTTGGGGCTAGGTAGCAGACAGAAGAGTCTCGCTGAAATCATCCAGGTGAATCTCATTGATCAATCTAGTTTTTGTCAGGTTCATTTGTGTATGATGTTACTGAGATCATTTGTTGTTGCGAAGtccttaatttcatttatttgtgaTATCGGTACATGTTAGTATGATGCTTTCTTCTGTAAAGTGCTTGTTCCCATCACCTTTCATACTCTGAAACTTCCATTTTCTCCAAAAGTTTAATCTTGTGTACTTCATTAGTGTTCCAAATATTGTTATTCCAAAATATAGCTTCTTTATCTGTTTTGATCTTTTTAAGGCACTTTCTTTCATCTAATATTTCTTTGCTTCTATTGTTAACTTTTGTGTTCATGTTAGTGAATTGACTTTATATATAGGCTTCTGGCTGATTCAatgatatttttggaaattccaAACCAATTAGGCTTCCCACTAGGATTTGATCTTGTAATAGAACTTGGTTCTCTCTAAAGTGCCTTGATGTTTACCATGGATGTTCATAGTTTTCTTGATATTTTGCTTTGGTTCCTCCCCTCTGATTTATAGTGCCGATTATATTGGAGTCTTTCTGAAGTTGTTTATTGTTTATTAACCCTGAATGTTTGTTGTTTACTTGATATTAATGTTTTGTTCCTCTCCAATTGTCAACTGCTAATTATGTCTTATCAGTGGGCCACATCATTGTAGTTCTTTCTCACGTCCTTTAATGTTTTCCCCCTATGGGTGttcattttttccttatatGAATGGTTTGACCCCCTTTCAGTTGTCTGTGATTGATTATGTCATGTAATCATGCCACATCATTGTAGTTCCTTAATGCTTTCTGACTTTGAATTTCAATGTTCAGTTAATATTGATGGTTTGGATCATTTTTGTGCTTTAAGGCGCTTTTTGTATACGTACAGTGTACTTGTggtgcttttattttttaatgcatttgattttatttatcaaaaaaaaaaaaaatattgatggtTTGGATCCTCTCTATTCACCCCCACCAATTATTTTGTGTTATTATGCTAtactattttggttttttctgaAGTGCATCAGTGTTTACATTTTTGATCATTCATCATTTGCTTAATATTAATAGTTTTGCTCCTCTGTGATTGTCCATTGCCAATTATGTGGTATGATCATGCCATGTCAATGCTGTGTACAGCGACATGCCTGTTATTTCCTCAGAAAGTGCAGCaattaattaactcaatttGTGGCCTTTTTAGTGAGGTGACAACCAATTATTTGAACCATGAATTCTTGAAATGTGATTGGTTCAGGGAGCAGAAGGCACCGGATTTGGAGAGGAATTGCTGCCTACACTTtactatcattttttgaaatatgaGTGTAGTTGCAGTTAATATTGATATCTCATATGCAAATGAATATCAGTTTTGTCAAGGTGCTTGTATGCTTCCTCTCCCTATTTTAAATCTTTGTTAGTCACTTCATGTCGTTGTGGCATGGTagaatatcaaattaatttcaattgaAATAGGTATTGCtttgtattttttggacaatttgacAAGAGAGAAATTGGAGGGCATTTGAAAATGTGGAAAATTGGGAACAATTTCTCAAATCCTTTtttatgtacaattttttagaatgtGTTAGGCTTGTATAGAAGAGGCATCTATGTCTATGatggattttgttgattggttaggtTTGAAGTAGGTGCCAGATGGTTCTAGGCCTTTCTTTTTTTGATCTTTTTGCAGGGTGCCCTTTTTATACCCCCTATAAACTTTGGTGTGCCCTTGTTGTAGCTTTTTTTGTAgcttttcttatatatatatacatacatacatactgTGTTCTTatcaacaaaaaagaaaatggaaaaaggaaatAGGTATTgcttgtgtattttttggacaaaTTGATGGGAGAGAAATTGGAAAGCATTTGAAAATGTGGAAAATTGGGAACAATTTCTCAAATCCTTTtttatgtacaattttttgGAATGTGTCAGGCTTGTATAGAAGAGACATCTATGTCTATGatggattttgttgattgggtAGGTTTGAAGTAGGGGCTAGATGGTTCTAGGCCTTTCTTTTTGGATCTTTTTGTGTGGCACCCTTTGTATATGCCCTATAAACTTTTGTGTGCCCTTCTCGTAGCTTTTCTTATATATACACATACTTTGTGGGCCCACCAGGGTAGCCCTGTTGGTCAAGGTGAATGCTGGGAGCTGTGGTCCTAATAAGAAGCACATGGTCTCAGGTTCCTATCCTGCCACTGATCATATCCTGATTTATCCGGTTCTGGTTGTTGCAGGTGTAGTCAACACCCCGAGGTTTGGGTCTGCATGGAGAGACCTAAGGGTTTGGCCATGAAAGGTTCCttggttataaaaaatatatacacatACTGTGTGCTTATcaaaacaagggaaaaaaaaaaggaaaaaggaaatacATGTTGCTTAGCAAGTTCTTGAATTCTTACAAGTTTCTGACATATTTGTAGAAATGTCAAAGCAATTGGAATTGATTTTGTTATTCAATCTTGCAAATGTGGATTAACTTGTTTTCAAGTGCTTGTTAGTTGTAGGAAATGGATAAACTCAACTGGCTTTACTTTCTATATATtcgttttttaattttcctttctgCGTCCCTATATGCAAGCATTTCATTTTTCAGGACTTGATAACATACGTGCTTCCCACTTCTCCACCATGAGAAAAAGTAAAACCTCTCCTCAGTTTTGAGTCTGACCACCATTGTTTCCTAGTCAACTTCTTTCTAATTCTCCAAGATTATTTGTTCATTATTGGAGCTTGCTTTGGACCTTCCTCAGTTAACTCAGTTGCCTTTTTCACATTCCAGTTTCTTGCAAGGGATGATAGAATGAGATGGCTAATATATCATGGAAACTTTCATTGAGGGAGCTGACTTAATGCTCACCCAAAGCAATTAATCTTACTCAGAAATGAGCGTAAGTGAATGATTCAAAAGAAGGGGCTGGTATATGCCGAATAGGTGTTACTTGTGTAAAGTGGAAGAGGAAACCAGTGACCACTTGATCCTATTTTGTAAGAAGGCTACAATGCTATGGAGCTTGCTTTTCTCTCTATTTGATGTGCAGTGGATCTTGCACTCCTcaatcaaaaggaatttgattgGTTGGCATGGTGCTTTTGTGAGTGAGAGAAACAAAAAGGCTTGGAGGGCTGCCCCTCTTTGTTTAATGTGGaccttatggaaggaaagaaatgaaagagtgTTCAATGATAGAACGGTTTGACCAAGTTTTAAAACTTTcctttttgtacacttttgtgaattggggtaGGGTGTATTTAGAGGATCATTCTTTgtctatgattgattttatagagTGACTTTTGTCTAGTTAGGAGAAAggtttttgtctttctttttgtcTAGCTTCTTGGGCGTTGtttgtatacttcgtgtgtactTTTTTCACCGCTTCTAGGCATTAGTAATACAgtctcttatttacctatcaaaaaaaaaaaaataaaattgattcaacatgTTTTCATGTTCCAATTGTTGGAAATAGAACTTCTATAAGCTCAGAATATGCTATGATTATTACATTGTTTATAACTGTGAATTCAATTGATATGCATTTAGTGGATTTGGTGGTAACAGAATAGGAACTGTCTACTCTGATAAAATGttcttgtattttttgtttgctAATTTGAATGCatattgtgtttttcttttcttttcaaatttgcAGATTTATTTTTGTGACACTGTTAGGACTTAGGAATGAGTTTGTTACTTTATTTGCTTCTACtactattttgttttattttatttgcgtGTATGACTTTGTTACTTCAGTCTCTTTTGGTGTACTCATTGTCATTATTGTTAAGTTTGGTTGATATGATTGGCAAAAGCCTTGTATGCATACCCCTGTAATAGCCCTGTAGGCAGGTCAAGAAACTGAGTCAGATTCCAAAACcaagtctttttatttttatagaagtGGCATTTTCTTTTAGCTTGAAGTAAGAACCTAGTTTTTCAATGCAGGATGATATAGGTCATGCTACATCTGTCTCTCGGCACCCTTCTCGGCCTGCTAGCCGCAATGCATTTGATGATAATGTTGAAACTTCTGAAGCTCAGTTTTCTCATTTGCATCATGAATTGGCATCTATGGATGCTTTACGGTCAGGCACAAAAATTCAAGCCATATCTGCAGTGCAAAATGTTGCTTCTTCAGCGTCCCATACTTATGCTTCTGCTTTAGGTGCCTCTTTGTCAAGAAGCACCACACCTGATCCTCAACTTGTAGCTAGGGCTCCTAGTCCTCGAATTCCAACTGTGGGAGGAGGAAGGACTAGCTCTATGGACAAAAGGAGTGGTAATGGTTCAAACTCATTCAATAGTGTCCCACCTGGTATTGGCGAGTCTGCAGATCTGGTAGCTGCTTTGTCTGGCTTGAATCTGAGTACCAATGGTATGGTGGATGGAGAGAATCATTCCCGGTCACAAATACAGCATGAGATTGATGACCACAAGAACCTCTTCAACTTGCAAGGCGATCAGAACCATATAAAACACCATTCGTACTTAAATAAGTCTGAATCTGGGAATTTTCATCTACATTCTGTTCCCCAATCAGCCAAAGGATCATATTCAAATATGGGTAAAGGCAGTGGGGTGGGGATGGATCTGAACAAGTCTGCCCTTCTAGCTGAGGGACAAGTTGAACTTCAGAAATCGTCTGCTTCATCTGCTAACTCATTCTTAAAAGGGCCATCCACACCAACTCTCACTAGTGGAGGAAGTTTACCTTCTCACTATCAGAATGTGGATAATGTGAATTCCTCATTCTCAAACTATGGTTTAAGTGGATACACTTTTAATCCTGCATCACCATCCATGATGGGAAGCCAGCATGGCAGTGGCAACATGCCACCTTTGTTTGAAAATGTTGCTGCTGCATCAGCAATGGGAGTCACTGGCATGGACTCTAGAGCACTGGGTGGAGGTTTGAATTTAGGACCAAATTTAATGGCTGCAGCATCAGAACTGCAGAATCTTAGAGTGGGAAACCACACTACAGGAAATGCTCTTCAGGTGCCCGTTGTGGATCCATTGTATCTTCAGTACTTAAGATCAGCTGAGTATGCTGCCACACAGGGTGTGGCTCTTAATGACCCAACAATGGACAGGGAATACATGGGCAGTTCATACATGGATTTGCTTGGACTTCAGAAAGCTTACCTAGGGGCATTGCTTACATCTCAGAAATCACAGTATGGTGTTCCTTACCTTGGTAAATCTAGTAGTATGAATCATGGTTATTATGGAAACCCACAATTTGGTCTTGGCATGTCTTATCCTGGGAGCCCATTAGCGGGTCCCCTTCTTCCAAACTCTCCTGTTGGATCTGGTAGTCCTGTCAGACACAATGAGCGGAATATGCGATTTCCCTCTGGGATGAGGAACTTGGCTGGGGGTGTCATGGGAGCTTGGCACTCAGAAGCTGGTGGTAACTTGGATGATAATTTTGTGTCCTCATTGCTGGATGAATTTAAGAGCAATAAAACTAAGTGTTTTGAACTTTCAGAAATTTCCGGTCATGTTGTTGAGTTCAGGTACGTAATACAGGCTAAATTTTTGTCCTGTTACTTAATCCAAGCGTACACAACTTTAATCCTTTGATTTACCACCTTGTCTGAGCAGTGCTGATCAGTATGGAAGTCGGTTTATTCAACAAAAACTCGAGACTGCAACAACAGAAGAAAAGGACATGGTTTTCCATGAAATTATGCCCCAAGCCCTTTCTCTAATGACTGATGTCTTTGGTAACTATGTGATCCAGAAGGTAGCTTGGTTTTGCCTTCCATGAGCTTGTTTTAGCATGTTATGTGATTGTGCTAAAGCTAAAGTAAATTGCAGAATAACTTTTATGTATGGCTAACATTTGATGTTTGTCTTTTCAGTTTTTTGAGCATGGGACTGCATCCCAAATAAGGGAACTGGCTGACCAACTCACTGGGCATGTATTAACCCTTAGCCTTCAAATGTATGGCTGTCGAGTAATCCAGAAGGTATCTTCAATTTTCTGATGAATGACTTTTTAACTCTTATCTCtcgtatattttttttatatctggGTTTTCTTCTGAGATTTGCAATTGCTCTTCATTTTCCTTGCTGTCTTCGTGTCTGTCTGTGTGGAGGATAAAAGCTAAATAGCATTATTCCATATCTCTAGGGGTAGATTGGAAGATGTAGAAAGTGGGCCAACCAGCATTATGCTAAGATATGGTTGGCTGAAATGGTGGGAACCAGCTGAAAGCTGGTTTTGAGAATGGTGGATAACAAAGTACTTTTGTAAAGGTTTTTCATTCTTGGTATCTATCACatgattttgagaaaatggGGTGGGTTCATCTCTTGCCAGCCAAGTTTCTTGATGTCCTAAATAGCCCCATAGTTTTGGATTTTCTGATCTTCAAATTGGACCTTACCTTGTGTTATGTCCAACTTTGTTACACTTGAACTTTGCTTATTTCCTTTTTCCCTGAAAACCAGTCAATGAATATGGCATCTAGCAACCTAAGCACATTGAAAAT
Proteins encoded:
- the LOC100265064 gene encoding pumilio homolog 2 isoform X2; translation: MITDTYSKMMSDIGMRSMPGNAEYREDLGLLIREQRRQEVAASDREKELSIYRSGSAPPTVEGSLSAVGGLFGGGGDGSDTGFASEEELRADPAYVNYYYSNVNLNPRLPPPRLSKEDWRFAQRLHGGGAGGGGSGSSSSVGGIGDRRKVGRGGDGNGSSLFLMQPGFNGQKDENGAESRKAQGVEWGGDGLIGLPGLGLGSRQKSLAEIIQDDIGHATSVSRHPSRPASRNAFDDNVETSEAQFSHLHHELASMDALRSGTKIQAISAVQNVASSASHTYASALGASLSRSTTPDPQLVARAPSPRIPTVGGGRTSSMDKRSGNGSNSFNSVPPGIGESADLVAALSGLNLSTNGMVDGENHSRSQIQHEIDDHKNLFNLQGDQNHIKHHSYLNKSESGNFHLHSVPQSAKGSYSNMGKGSGVGMDLNKSALLAEGQVELQKSSASSANSFLKGPSTPTLTSGGSLPSHYQNVDNVNSSFSNYGLSGYTFNPASPSMMGSQHGSGNMPPLFENVAAASAMGVTGMDSRALGGGLNLGPNLMAAASELQNLRVGNHTTGNALQVPVVDPLYLQYLRSAEYAATQGVALNDPTMDREYMGSSYMDLLGLQKAYLGALLTSQKSQYGVPYLGKSSSMNHGYYGNPQFGLGMSYPGSPLAGPLLPNSPVGSGSPVRHNERNMRFPSGMRNLAGGVMGAWHSEAGGNLDDNFVSSLLDEFKSNKTKCFELSEISGHVVEFSADQYGSRFIQQKLETATTEEKDMVFHEIMPQALSLMTDVFGNYVIQKFFEHGTASQIRELADQLTGHVLTLSLQMYGCRVIQKAIEVVDLDQQTKMVMELDGNVMRCVRDQNGNHVIQKCIECIPQDSIQFIISTFYDQVVTLSTHPYGCRVIQRVLEHCHDPKTQRIMMDEILQSVRMLAQDQYGNYVVQHVLEHGKPHERSSIINELAGQIVQMSQQKFASNVVEKCLTFGAPSERQILVNEMLGSTDENEPLQAMMKDQFANYVVQKVLETCDDQQLELILNRIKVHLNALKKYTYGKHIVARVEKLVAAGGTNSLALLFLVVLLPSLFVWKILHFANFW
- the LOC100265064 gene encoding pumilio homolog 2 isoform X1 translates to MITDTYSKMMSDIGMRSMPGNAEYREDLGLLIREQRRQEVAASDREKELSIYRSGSAPPTVEGSLSAVGGLFGGGGDGSDTGFASEEELRADPAYVNYYYSNVNLNPRLPPPRLSKEDWRFAQRLHGGGAGGGGSGSSSSVGGIGDRRKVGRGGDGNGSSLFLMQPGFNGQKDENGAESRKAQGVEWGGDGLIGLPGLGLGSRQKSLAEIIQDDIGHATSVSRHPSRPASRNAFDDNVETSEAQFSHLHHELASMDALRSGTKIQAISAVQNVASSASHTYASALGASLSRSTTPDPQLVARAPSPRIPTVGGGRTSSMDKRSGNGSNSFNSVPPGIGESADLVAALSGLNLSTNGMVDGENHSRSQIQHEIDDHKNLFNLQGDQNHIKHHSYLNKSESGNFHLHSVPQSAKGSYSNMGKGSGVGMDLNKSALLAEGQVELQKSSASSANSFLKGPSTPTLTSGGSLPSHYQNVDNVNSSFSNYGLSGYTFNPASPSMMGSQHGSGNMPPLFENVAAASAMGVTGMDSRALGGGLNLGPNLMAAASELQNLRVGNHTTGNALQVPVVDPLYLQYLRSAEYAATQGVALNDPTMDREYMGSSYMDLLGLQKAYLGALLTSQKSQYGVPYLGKSSSMNHGYYGNPQFGLGMSYPGSPLAGPLLPNSPVGSGSPVRHNERNMRFPSGMRNLAGGVMGAWHSEAGGNLDDNFVSSLLDEFKSNKTKCFELSEISGHVVEFSADQYGSRFIQQKLETATTEEKDMVFHEIMPQALSLMTDVFGNYVIQKFFEHGTASQIRELADQLTGHVLTLSLQMYGCRVIQKAIEVVDLDQQTKMVMELDGNVMRCVRDQNGNHVIQKCIECIPQDSIQFIISTFYDQVVTLSTHPYGCRVIQRVLEHCHDPKTQRIMMDEILQSVRMLAQDQYGNYVVQHVLEHGKPHERSSIINELAGQIVQMSQQKFASNVVEKCLTFGAPSERQILVNEMLGSTDENEPLQAMMKDQFANYVVQKVLETCDDQQLELILNRIKVHLNALKKYTYGKHIVARVEKLVAAGERRIGVQSSLPA